In Terriglobia bacterium, one genomic interval encodes:
- a CDS encoding sodium:proton antiporter has product MPDQIVGASSQILPVNPWMILPFALLLLAIAIAPFINRHWWEKYYPHVSIGLGVIVFAYYAVCLDYRRMMETFVEYFSFIVLIGSLFVAAGGIFLHTERRATPLVNTLLLAAGALVSNILGTTGASMLLIRPFLRINRPRVRGYHIAFFIFIVSNMGGALTPTADPPLFLGYLNGVPFQWTMQKVWHIWLLAMVLVLAVFFAVDTYAHRKQADEKSRHVKSARFELRGTHSFLFLFIILAAVFARTPVREIIMISAATAAHRFARKEALRANEFTFAPIKEVAILFAGIFATMVPALDWLALNADHLGIRTAGQFYWSTGILSSFLDNAPTYLNFLGAAMGLHQLTLGNTEHIKILLTEHGRLLQAISVGAVFFGANTYIGNGPNFMVKSIAEHHGVRCPSFFGYIFRYSLPVLIPIFILIWVLFFR; this is encoded by the coding sequence ATGCCGGACCAGATCGTCGGGGCCAGTAGCCAAATCCTCCCGGTCAACCCCTGGATGATACTTCCCTTTGCGCTTCTGCTCCTGGCGATCGCCATCGCACCATTCATCAATCGCCATTGGTGGGAGAAATACTACCCGCACGTTTCGATCGGCCTGGGAGTCATCGTTTTTGCCTACTACGCCGTCTGCCTGGATTACCGCCGCATGATGGAGACCTTCGTCGAATACTTCAGCTTCATCGTGCTGATCGGATCGCTGTTTGTCGCAGCCGGCGGCATTTTCCTGCACACCGAGCGCCGCGCCACGCCGCTGGTGAACACGCTGCTTCTGGCCGCAGGCGCGCTGGTTTCGAACATTCTGGGCACGACCGGCGCATCGATGCTCCTCATCCGGCCGTTCCTGCGCATCAACCGGCCCCGTGTGCGCGGCTATCACATCGCGTTCTTCATCTTCATTGTCAGCAACATGGGCGGCGCACTGACGCCCACGGCCGATCCGCCCCTGTTCCTCGGCTACCTGAATGGGGTGCCGTTTCAGTGGACGATGCAAAAGGTATGGCATATCTGGCTGTTGGCCATGGTCCTGGTGCTGGCTGTGTTCTTTGCGGTGGATACATACGCCCATCGGAAGCAGGCTGATGAAAAATCCCGCCATGTCAAAAGCGCGCGGTTCGAACTGCGCGGAACCCACAGCTTCTTGTTTCTGTTCATTATTCTCGCAGCCGTTTTTGCCAGAACGCCGGTGCGCGAAATCATCATGATCTCAGCAGCCACCGCCGCTCACCGTTTCGCCCGGAAGGAGGCTCTGCGCGCCAATGAGTTCACCTTCGCTCCGATCAAGGAAGTGGCCATCCTTTTCGCCGGCATCTTCGCCACCATGGTGCCGGCGCTCGACTGGCTCGCGCTGAACGCCGATCACCTCGGGATCAGGACTGCGGGACAGTTTTATTGGTCCACAGGCATCCTCTCGAGCTTTCTCGACAATGCTCCGACCTATCTCAATTTTCTCGGCGCGGCGATGGGATTGCATCAGCTCACCCTCGGCAACACCGAGCACATTAAGATCCTGCTGACCGAGCATGGCCGGTTGCTTCAGGCGATCTCGGTAGGAGCGGTCTTTTTCGGAGCAAACACCTACATCGGCAACGGCCCTAATTTCATGGTCAAGTCGATTGCAGAGCACCATGGAGTCAGGTGCCCTTCGTTTTTCGGGTACATTTTCCGTTATTCACTGCCGGTGCTGATCCCGATCTTTATCCTGATCTGGGTTCTGTTCTTCCGGTAG
- a CDS encoding cation-efflux pump yields MTQANLQEQVREKRLVAATSVAAAIFLTGTKLVIGLITGSLGILAEAAHSGLDLAAAVITLLAVRVSDRPADESHLYGHGKVENLSALAETGLLFITCLWILYEAIRRLFFVEVEINPSVWAFLTMAISIVIDFSRSRALGRIARKYHSQALEADALHFSTDIWSSAVVLVGLGLVRYGEATGTKSIFARADAAAALIVALIVVYVSVQLGRRTIDILLDSAPAGLAEHYAAALSGVNGVLRVSRIRVRNVGSQVFVDLSVDVPRYLSFEESHAVTQRAQEAVRGVSPNADVVVHADPVSENEGVLERIRAVAARSHSAVHNITTHSTERGIWIDLDLEVDPELSFESAHLLATELETQLRQELGAGDLPTTVADVHVHIEPRSEVLAPGLEIAEAEAARYHERIEAVCRELERTRGCQDVELHRMRGKVYLSLHLLVDTDCPVGEVHGIAEELESRLRLEFPQLGRIVIHAEPAGKTLSK; encoded by the coding sequence GTGACACAAGCGAATCTGCAGGAGCAAGTCCGTGAAAAACGCCTTGTTGCCGCAACTTCGGTAGCGGCCGCCATCTTTCTTACAGGCACCAAGCTGGTCATCGGCCTCATTACTGGGAGCCTCGGGATTCTGGCGGAAGCTGCACACTCGGGGCTCGACCTGGCGGCCGCCGTGATCACCTTGCTGGCGGTGAGGGTGAGTGATCGACCCGCCGACGAATCGCATCTTTATGGTCACGGCAAGGTCGAGAATCTGAGCGCGCTCGCCGAGACGGGGCTGTTGTTCATCACGTGCCTCTGGATCCTTTACGAAGCCATCCGGCGCCTCTTCTTCGTGGAAGTTGAGATCAATCCCAGCGTGTGGGCCTTTCTCACCATGGCGATTTCAATTGTCATCGACTTCTCACGGTCGCGGGCGCTGGGACGCATCGCGCGCAAATACCACAGCCAGGCTCTGGAAGCTGATGCGCTGCATTTCAGCACCGACATCTGGAGCTCCGCGGTCGTGCTCGTGGGACTCGGACTGGTGCGCTACGGCGAGGCCACGGGCACGAAGTCGATCTTTGCGCGCGCCGACGCGGCGGCTGCCTTGATTGTCGCTCTTATCGTGGTGTATGTGAGCGTGCAACTCGGACGCCGGACCATCGACATTTTGCTGGATAGCGCTCCCGCCGGGTTGGCGGAGCATTACGCGGCGGCCTTGTCGGGAGTCAACGGTGTGCTGCGCGTCTCGCGCATCCGCGTGCGCAACGTCGGCAGCCAGGTCTTTGTTGATTTGAGCGTGGATGTGCCGCGGTATCTGTCCTTCGAGGAGAGTCACGCCGTGACTCAGCGGGCGCAGGAGGCGGTGCGCGGCGTATCGCCCAATGCCGACGTGGTCGTGCACGCCGACCCCGTCTCCGAGAATGAAGGGGTGCTCGAGAGAATCCGGGCGGTGGCGGCGCGCTCGCATTCAGCGGTGCACAACATTACCACGCACTCGACCGAGCGCGGCATCTGGATTGACCTCGACCTCGAGGTCGATCCCGAGCTCAGCTTCGAAAGCGCGCACTTGCTGGCCACCGAGCTGGAGACGCAGCTGCGCCAGGAATTGGGCGCGGGTGATCTGCCCACCACGGTCGCAGATGTACATGTGCACATTGAGCCCCGGAGTGAAGTGCTGGCGCCAGGCCTTGAAATCGCGGAGGCGGAAGCTGCCCGCTATCACGAACGGATCGAGGCCGTCTGCCGCGAACTGGAGCGCACGCGCGGCTGTCAGGATGTCGAGCTTCACCGAATGAGGGGCAAGGTGTATCTCTCGCTGCACCTGCTCGTCGACACGGATTGTCCTGTCGGCGAGGTGCACGGGATTGCCGAAGAACTGGAAAGCCGCTTGCGCCTCGAGTTTCCTCAGCTCGGGCGCATCGTGATCCACGCGGAGCCCGCCGGCAAGACCCTCTCGAAATGA
- a CDS encoding SDR family NAD(P)-dependent oxidoreductase — protein sequence MPSVFITGAGRGFGRELLDVYAGRGWTVFPLVRDPAVAAGLNSDYGAACHPVVGDVASADVERQIFGVLERDCGSLDVLINNAGNIKKLRWLPSTAPEDIESLFRVHCVGAFRCTRAALPFLRKAGRPIVVNVTSRWGSITRTVAGHFRGIYSYQIAKCAQNMLTACLDHELRGEGIRVVALHPGKLKTDAGAVDADTPPRAAAIKLADWVQAFDPDQECACHDLMGGGFIEW from the coding sequence ATGCCGAGTGTGTTCATTACCGGCGCCGGCAGGGGATTCGGACGCGAATTACTGGATGTATACGCTGGACGCGGATGGACCGTCTTTCCCCTCGTCCGGGATCCGGCTGTCGCAGCGGGACTGAATTCAGATTACGGAGCCGCGTGTCACCCGGTTGTCGGCGATGTTGCGTCCGCCGACGTGGAACGGCAGATCTTCGGCGTCCTGGAGCGGGACTGCGGTTCGCTCGATGTGCTCATCAACAACGCCGGCAACATCAAAAAGCTGCGCTGGCTGCCGAGCACGGCCCCGGAAGATATCGAGAGTTTGTTTCGGGTTCATTGTGTGGGCGCATTCCGCTGCACTCGGGCCGCGCTGCCGTTTCTGCGGAAAGCCGGGAGGCCCATCGTGGTCAACGTAACCTCCAGGTGGGGATCCATAACCCGCACGGTCGCGGGGCACTTCCGGGGCATTTACTCCTATCAGATCGCCAAGTGCGCTCAGAACATGCTCACAGCCTGCCTGGATCACGAACTCAGAGGTGAAGGCATCCGTGTGGTTGCCCTCCACCCCGGGAAACTGAAGACGGATGCAGGTGCGGTGGATGCCGATACACCGCCGAGAGCAGCCGCCATAAAGCTGGCGGATTGGGTTCAAGCTTTTGATCCTGACCAGGAGTGCGCCTGCCATGACCTGATGGGCGGCGGATTCATTGAATGGTAG